In the genome of Candidatus Baltobacteraceae bacterium, one region contains:
- a CDS encoding alkaline phosphatase family protein: MKSWLGLVILLAALAACGGSHPSMDGANAGMLPQRIPDASAAPKFAHVIVMIQENRSFDNFFATYGHGADGATSGPMIDPTTGKLETVQLTMHPLLGRDIGHTWQIYVKEYHQGKMDGFGYDGWGGWGGGGAIGAYGYQYVDPSQIAPYWTMANQYVLADHFFETQAAGSFIGHQDLIAAGTPLSPWESLTNYPSNHPWGCDAPLGTVTTVLTNKEQLHKGPFPCMGYSTLRDLLDAKGVSWKYYAPPLKSHAGDLWSAFDAIKTVRYSSEWHTNVVHPNTAIYDDIRNGSLPQFAWVLPDHDDSDHPGSPKDTGPSWIASVVNAVGKSKYWDSTVILVTWDDWGGFYDHVKPPHLDYQGLGFRVPLLAISAYAKKGYVAHDQYEFGSVLKFAEDNWGLGTLHHTDERAADFVNDFFSFSQKPRTFVPISAKYSQSYFEHRPPSYQPVDDQ; the protein is encoded by the coding sequence ATGAAGAGTTGGCTCGGCCTAGTGATATTGCTCGCCGCCCTCGCGGCGTGCGGGGGTTCGCATCCGTCAATGGACGGGGCGAACGCCGGTATGCTGCCGCAACGGATACCCGACGCGAGCGCCGCGCCGAAGTTCGCGCACGTCATCGTGATGATTCAAGAAAACCGGAGCTTCGATAACTTCTTTGCGACCTACGGTCACGGAGCCGATGGAGCGACGTCGGGCCCGATGATCGACCCGACCACCGGCAAGCTCGAGACCGTACAACTCACGATGCATCCACTGCTCGGCCGCGACATCGGACACACGTGGCAAATCTACGTGAAGGAGTACCATCAGGGGAAGATGGACGGCTTCGGCTATGACGGCTGGGGCGGTTGGGGTGGCGGCGGGGCCATCGGCGCGTACGGATATCAGTACGTGGATCCGTCGCAGATCGCACCCTACTGGACGATGGCAAACCAGTACGTGCTCGCCGATCATTTCTTCGAAACCCAGGCTGCAGGGAGTTTTATCGGCCATCAAGATCTCATAGCCGCCGGCACTCCGCTCAGTCCGTGGGAGAGTCTAACGAACTACCCGAGTAATCACCCGTGGGGTTGTGACGCCCCCCTCGGCACTGTCACGACGGTGCTAACGAATAAGGAGCAACTGCATAAAGGGCCGTTCCCCTGCATGGGCTACTCGACTTTGCGCGATCTCCTCGATGCGAAAGGGGTTTCTTGGAAGTACTACGCGCCGCCGTTGAAGTCGCATGCCGGCGACTTATGGTCCGCGTTCGACGCGATCAAAACGGTGCGCTATAGTTCTGAATGGCATACGAACGTCGTTCATCCGAATACGGCGATCTATGACGACATTCGCAACGGCTCGCTGCCGCAGTTCGCGTGGGTGTTGCCCGATCACGACGATTCCGACCACCCCGGCTCGCCCAAGGATACCGGTCCCTCGTGGATCGCGTCGGTCGTCAATGCCGTCGGCAAAAGCAAGTACTGGGACTCGACCGTCATTCTCGTGACGTGGGACGATTGGGGCGGATTCTACGACCACGTCAAGCCGCCGCATCTCGACTATCAAGGGCTAGGCTTTCGTGTCCCGCTATTGGCCATCTCCGCGTATGCGAAGAAAGGTTACGTGGCGCACGACCAGTATGAGTTCGGCAGCGTCCTGAAGTTCGCCGAGGACAATTGGGGATTGGGGACGCTGCACCACACCGACGAGCGCGCCGCCGATTTCGTCAACGACTTCTTCTCATTCTCACAGAAGCCGCGTACGTTCGTTCCGATCTCGGCGAAGTATTCGCAGAGCTACTTCGAGCATCGTCCGCCGTCGTACCAACCGGTTGACGATCAATAA
- a CDS encoding PilZ domain-containing protein produces MLDELLGWFTGKEPNRRKYPRKRKPYRATVSVDGGVSQRPAIGLDISGGGLCLLTQEPTGLEEFEVRATIDTRVLRLRARSVWQDTVTHQGKSVWRYGMRFTGISADDWDSIIRYTTDKPVQEVNKAQEELVSVRMTPDDANRLLPIQLQRRLLAMLVERRRLAPIQESVTPLVQYFYSGVVRYNNELMHRLTIQSKVVGTEGAEMYETRFVFDDQGTKIEMLN; encoded by the coding sequence ATGCTCGACGAACTTCTCGGCTGGTTCACCGGCAAGGAGCCGAATCGCCGTAAATATCCCCGCAAGCGCAAGCCGTACCGGGCGACCGTGTCGGTCGACGGCGGCGTTTCGCAGCGCCCGGCCATCGGCTTGGACATCAGCGGCGGCGGCCTCTGCCTGCTGACTCAGGAGCCCACGGGTTTGGAAGAGTTCGAGGTGCGCGCTACGATCGATACGCGCGTCCTGCGCCTGCGCGCCAGATCCGTGTGGCAAGACACGGTGACGCACCAAGGCAAATCGGTCTGGCGCTACGGCATGCGGTTCACCGGCATCTCGGCCGACGATTGGGACTCGATCATCCGCTATACCACCGATAAGCCCGTACAAGAAGTCAACAAGGCGCAAGAGGAGCTCGTCTCCGTTCGCATGACGCCCGACGATGCGAACCGCCTGCTGCCGATCCAGCTGCAGCGCCGGCTTCTGGCGATGCTCGTCGAGCGCCGCCGGCTCGCGCCGATTCAGGAGAGCGTGACGCCGCTGGTTCAGTATTTTTACTCCGGCGTCGTTCGCTACAACAACGAGCTGATGCATCGCTTGACGATCCAATCGAAAGTCGTTGGAACCGAGGGCGCGGAAATGTACGAAACGCGGTTCGTGTTCGACGATCAAGGCACGAAAATAGAAATGTTGAACTAA
- a CDS encoding GDP-mannose 4,6-dehydratase, whose protein sequence is MKKTALITGITGQDGSYLAELLLTQGYRVVGMTRRTSTEVHERIEHIVDNIEIVSGDLLDQSSIQSIIAQFQPDEVYNLAAQSFVPASWEQPVLTGEFTALGVTRMLDAIRHVDPKIKFYQASSSEMFGKVVEVPQKETTPFYPRSPYGVAKVYGHWITVNYRESYGMFACSGMLFNHESLVGQAPVIIRRNGEIDVLPIKEVVPVQPNGSVYQSFGPEPGLEVWDGERFVDVLGSTAYKHRPVVDNKGVRRIEARCGAASVTADHVVFMNDGERSARDVSIGQRVLRAKLPEVPNATDCSIELAWMLGAFVGDGNASISPSGQVHGRFINSDAGLREQFSKLWKSETSGYTTYAPVQSGFVPGKVTGALALNGAPRFIEWLRAECYTSEGHKRVPRLILNGDELLWRAFLEGYNATDGLKANPKIKHRYKNFKTNSPTLAMGLWWMARKALNQECVLNVDVGPPDRPGPFYSINLRSPNRVGDKGAHLRKELGEVKRIVEQPHYDGWLYDLTTESERFHAGVGELIIHNSPRRGKEFVTRKITYGVARIKMGLAKDLRLGNLEAQRDWGYAGDYVRAMWMMLQAPEPDDYVIATGRTHSVREFVRIAFESAGLGSYEPYVIVDPRFVRPAEVDVLVGDPAKAKAKLGWEPQVSFEELVEMMVKADIDRLAENARV, encoded by the coding sequence GTGAAGAAAACTGCGCTTATTACCGGTATCACCGGCCAGGATGGTTCCTACCTGGCCGAGTTGCTTTTGACGCAGGGTTACCGCGTCGTCGGAATGACGCGCCGTACGAGCACCGAGGTGCACGAACGCATCGAGCACATCGTCGATAACATCGAAATCGTGTCGGGCGATCTGCTCGATCAAAGCTCGATCCAGTCGATCATCGCTCAGTTCCAACCCGACGAAGTGTACAACCTCGCCGCGCAGTCGTTCGTTCCCGCATCGTGGGAGCAGCCCGTGCTCACGGGCGAGTTCACCGCGCTCGGCGTGACGCGTATGCTCGACGCGATCCGCCACGTCGATCCGAAGATCAAGTTCTATCAGGCGTCGAGCTCCGAGATGTTCGGCAAAGTCGTCGAGGTTCCGCAAAAGGAAACGACGCCGTTCTATCCGCGCAGCCCGTACGGCGTCGCAAAAGTCTACGGCCACTGGATCACCGTGAACTATCGCGAGTCGTACGGCATGTTCGCATGTAGCGGCATGCTGTTTAATCACGAAAGTTTGGTAGGCCAAGCACCCGTTATTATTCGCCGAAACGGTGAAATAGACGTTCTTCCGATTAAGGAAGTCGTTCCGGTTCAACCAAACGGTAGCGTTTACCAAAGCTTCGGGCCGGAACCCGGATTGGAAGTCTGGGACGGTGAGCGATTTGTTGACGTGCTAGGGTCCACGGCATACAAACACCGCCCTGTTGTCGACAATAAGGGAGTTCGCCGTATTGAGGCGCGCTGCGGCGCAGCGAGTGTAACGGCGGATCACGTGGTGTTTATGAACGACGGCGAACGCTCCGCTCGCGATGTGTCGATCGGACAGCGCGTTCTAAGAGCAAAGCTTCCAGAGGTCCCGAACGCGACCGACTGTTCTATTGAGTTGGCGTGGATGTTGGGCGCTTTCGTGGGCGATGGTAACGCTTCAATAAGCCCGAGTGGTCAGGTCCACGGGCGTTTTATAAACTCAGATGCGGGCCTACGGGAGCAGTTTTCGAAGCTTTGGAAGTCGGAGACTTCAGGATACACGACCTACGCGCCGGTGCAATCCGGGTTTGTCCCCGGTAAAGTAACTGGAGCTCTCGCCTTGAATGGTGCTCCGCGTTTTATTGAGTGGCTGCGCGCGGAGTGCTATACAAGCGAAGGCCATAAGCGCGTGCCGCGATTGATCCTCAATGGTGACGAACTGCTGTGGCGAGCGTTTCTGGAAGGTTACAACGCGACGGACGGCCTCAAGGCCAATCCAAAGATAAAACACCGCTACAAAAACTTCAAGACGAATTCGCCGACGTTGGCAATGGGGCTCTGGTGGATGGCGCGCAAGGCCCTCAACCAGGAGTGCGTTCTCAACGTCGACGTGGGGCCTCCCGACCGCCCGGGGCCGTTTTATTCCATCAATCTTCGTTCGCCGAATAGAGTTGGCGATAAGGGCGCGCACTTGCGCAAAGAGCTTGGCGAAGTCAAGCGGATCGTGGAGCAACCGCATTACGATGGCTGGCTGTACGATCTGACGACCGAAAGCGAGCGATTTCATGCCGGTGTCGGCGAGCTCATCATCCACAATTCGCCGCGCCGAGGAAAAGAGTTCGTCACGCGTAAGATCACTTACGGCGTGGCGCGTATCAAGATGGGACTCGCCAAAGATCTGCGCTTAGGAAATCTCGAAGCGCAGCGCGACTGGGGATACGCGGGTGACTACGTGCGGGCGATGTGGATGATGCTGCAAGCGCCCGAACCTGACGATTATGTAATCGCAACGGGCCGCACCCACAGCGTACGCGAGTTCGTTCGCATCGCGTTCGAATCTGCCGGGCTGGGTTCATATGAACCGTACGTCATCGTCGATCCACGGTTCGTTCGACCCGCGGAGGTGGACGTGCTCGTTGGCGATCCCGCCAAAGCGAAGGCAAAACTCGGCTGGGAGCCGCAGGTGAGCTTTGAAGAGCTCGTCGAGATGATGGTCAAAGCCGACATCGACCGCCTCGCCGAAAACGCGCGCGTTTAG
- a CDS encoding cation diffusion facilitator family transporter: MTVRRSLSLAIAVTAFVALLEFWGGYASRSLALTGDAVHVTMDLFALGLALLAAIGAERPADRKRTYGYGRIEVLGALLNGTILLVATIAIVYFAARRFSEPVQPEPAIMSAVAGVGLFCNAVVGFVLNGAHRDLNVRAALFHVLGDALGAVAVIAGGIAIALTHHAWIDPALSLFVAVIIVVGVLRVMRDATSVLLESTPRGLDDVAVSKHISEIAGVTGVHDLHVWSIGSGSHALSAHVLLDDRRLSEANAILRAIDECLREHFGIAHVTIQFECESCPVVVSHG, from the coding sequence GTGACGGTCCGCCGCAGTCTCAGTCTCGCAATCGCCGTTACCGCCTTCGTCGCGCTACTCGAGTTTTGGGGCGGCTATGCGTCGCGCAGCCTGGCTTTAACCGGCGACGCGGTTCACGTAACGATGGATCTGTTCGCGCTTGGATTGGCACTGCTGGCGGCAATCGGTGCGGAGCGGCCAGCCGATCGAAAGCGAACCTACGGCTACGGACGGATCGAAGTCCTAGGCGCGCTCCTCAACGGTACGATCCTGCTCGTCGCTACGATCGCGATCGTTTACTTCGCCGCGCGCCGATTCTCCGAGCCGGTTCAGCCGGAGCCCGCGATCATGTCAGCGGTCGCCGGAGTGGGCCTCTTCTGCAATGCCGTCGTGGGTTTCGTCCTCAACGGAGCGCATCGCGACCTCAACGTGCGCGCCGCGCTCTTTCACGTGCTCGGCGATGCGTTGGGCGCCGTGGCCGTGATCGCCGGCGGCATCGCGATCGCGCTCACGCACCACGCCTGGATCGATCCGGCGCTGTCGCTCTTCGTCGCGGTCATTATCGTGGTCGGCGTGCTGCGCGTGATGCGCGATGCAACCAGCGTGCTGCTCGAAAGCACGCCGCGCGGCCTCGACGACGTCGCGGTCTCCAAGCACATCTCGGAGATTGCCGGCGTCACGGGAGTGCACGACTTGCACGTCTGGTCGATCGGCAGCGGCTCGCACGCGCTTTCGGCGCACGTACTGCTCGACGACCGCCGGCTCAGCGAAGCGAACGCCATCCTACGCGCGATCGACGAGTGCTTGCGCGAGCACTTCGGCATAGCGCACGTGACGATTCAGTTCGAATGCGAAAGCTGTCCCGTCGTGGTGAGTCACGGATGA
- a CDS encoding GDP-mannose 4,6-dehydratase: protein MRALVTGASGFVGRHLITALRDAGDESFSPAFDVTDGAAIRDALDATRPTHVFHLAAQTFVPDSLASPEATYRTNVIGTARVAQAIREYAQTNGTMPRLIFTSSAEIYGPREAREFPLRESLDPRPANPYAASKAAAEALLLGEARSLKLDVVVARAFNHIGPGQSDRFVVPSFASQLARIARGAPPVLLVGNLEAARDFLDVRDVVRAYVSLARDGERSGIYNVCSGNAVTIRDVLRELVTIAHVPVEIREDPARMRPSDVPLLVGSAEKLRERTGWEPEIMLGRSLGDVYEAAYAVAS, encoded by the coding sequence GTGCGCGCGCTCGTTACCGGAGCGTCGGGATTCGTCGGGCGTCACCTGATAACGGCGCTGCGCGACGCCGGCGACGAGAGCTTTTCGCCGGCGTTCGACGTCACCGACGGTGCGGCAATCCGCGACGCGCTCGACGCAACCCGTCCGACGCACGTCTTTCACCTCGCGGCCCAGACGTTCGTTCCCGATTCGCTCGCGTCGCCTGAAGCGACGTATCGTACGAACGTCATCGGTACCGCACGCGTCGCACAAGCGATTCGCGAATACGCGCAAACGAACGGAACGATGCCGCGGCTGATCTTTACGAGCTCGGCCGAAATCTACGGCCCGCGAGAGGCGCGCGAGTTTCCGCTGCGGGAGTCGCTCGATCCTCGGCCGGCCAATCCCTACGCCGCCAGCAAGGCCGCCGCCGAGGCCCTTCTCTTAGGCGAAGCGCGCAGCCTAAAACTCGACGTCGTCGTCGCGCGGGCGTTCAATCACATCGGGCCGGGTCAGAGCGATCGCTTCGTCGTGCCGTCGTTTGCGTCGCAGCTCGCGCGGATCGCGCGTGGTGCTCCGCCGGTACTCTTGGTCGGGAATCTCGAAGCGGCGCGCGACTTTCTCGACGTACGCGACGTCGTGCGCGCCTACGTGTCGCTGGCACGCGACGGAGAGCGAAGCGGAATCTATAACGTCTGCAGCGGTAACGCCGTGACGATCCGCGACGTTTTGCGCGAGCTCGTCACGATCGCTCACGTCCCCGTCGAGATCCGAGAGGATCCCGCGCGGATGCGGCCCAGCGACGTACCGCTGCTGGTCGGAAGCGCTGAGAAACTGCGGGAACGCACGGGCTGGGAACCTGAGATTATGCTTGGACGCTCGCTGGGCGACGTCTACGAGGCGGCGTACGCCGTCGCGTCGTAA
- a CDS encoding isoprenylcysteine carboxylmethyltransferase family protein translates to MDDSESLEAFVFKNRGALLAVPAVALAALGKPSAFSITVGLPIAIAGELLRCWAVGYSGVTTRGDAVEAPKLVTAGPYAYVRNPLYVGNFITAAGFAIAFTGKNSALARLGLIAGALGSMIGVYATIVPHEEQFLREKFGEKFERYCERVPPVVPQLEPMPDGAGEWRADVIAKAESNTFATFGAMLATLALKALRA, encoded by the coding sequence ATGGACGATTCGGAGAGCCTCGAAGCTTTCGTTTTTAAGAATCGCGGCGCGTTGCTCGCCGTGCCGGCGGTCGCGCTCGCCGCACTGGGGAAACCGAGTGCGTTCAGCATCACCGTCGGTCTGCCGATCGCCATCGCCGGCGAGCTGCTGCGCTGTTGGGCGGTCGGGTATTCGGGCGTGACCACGCGCGGCGACGCCGTCGAGGCGCCAAAGCTCGTGACCGCGGGACCGTATGCGTACGTGCGCAATCCGCTCTACGTCGGCAACTTCATCACCGCCGCCGGTTTTGCGATCGCGTTTACCGGCAAGAACTCGGCTCTCGCGCGGCTCGGTCTCATCGCCGGCGCGCTGGGCTCGATGATCGGCGTCTACGCGACGATCGTTCCGCACGAAGAGCAGTTCTTGCGCGAAAAATTCGGTGAGAAGTTCGAGCGCTATTGCGAACGCGTTCCACCGGTGGTGCCGCAACTCGAGCCGATGCCCGACGGCGCGGGCGAGTGGCGCGCCGACGTGATCGCCAAGGCGGAAAGCAACACATTCGCCACGTTCGGAGCGATGCTGGCAACGCTCGCGCTCAAAGCGCTGCGCGCCTAA
- a CDS encoding OAM dimerization domain-containing protein: MTKLVKPYGDTMNDGKIQLSFTLPVEWSEAADEAARQLVTKMGFTDAAVAEGRRIAAGFSFFVVYASTPQAVDVESIKAPSAREHAMTMEQVDDFVMTQIGRKIRIAGACIGTDAHTVGIDAILNMKGYKGDYGLERYHSFETYNLGSQIAPEDLVRYARENRIDAILASQVVTQKGSDVKNFTELVELLEAEGLRDAVVAICGGPRVTNLMASELGYDAGFGRGTLPSEVAAFVAVTLAERLKRQEKVTGRAGV; the protein is encoded by the coding sequence ATGACTAAGTTAGTGAAGCCGTACGGCGATACGATGAACGACGGCAAGATTCAGCTGTCGTTTACCTTGCCCGTCGAATGGAGCGAAGCCGCCGACGAAGCGGCGCGGCAACTCGTCACCAAGATGGGATTCACCGACGCCGCGGTTGCCGAAGGGCGCCGCATCGCCGCCGGTTTTTCCTTTTTCGTGGTGTACGCCTCGACGCCGCAGGCGGTCGACGTCGAGAGCATCAAGGCGCCGTCGGCGCGCGAGCACGCGATGACGATGGAACAAGTCGACGACTTCGTCATGACGCAGATCGGCCGGAAGATTCGCATTGCCGGGGCCTGCATCGGGACCGACGCCCACACCGTGGGCATTGACGCTATTCTGAACATGAAGGGGTACAAGGGCGATTACGGGCTCGAGCGCTATCACTCGTTCGAGACGTACAATCTCGGCAGCCAAATCGCTCCGGAAGATCTCGTTCGCTACGCTAGGGAGAACCGCATCGACGCCATTTTGGCCTCGCAGGTCGTCACGCAAAAAGGCAGCGACGTCAAGAATTTCACCGAGCTCGTCGAGCTGCTCGAGGCCGAGGGCTTGCGCGACGCCGTCGTGGCCATTTGCGGCGGTCCGCGCGTGACCAACCTGATGGCCAGCGAGCTCGGCTACGACGCCGGCTTCGGCCGCGGGACGCTGCCCAGCGAGGTCGCGGCGTTCGTGGCCGTCACCTTAGCCGAACGTTTGAAGCGACAAGAAAAAGTAACCGGGCGGGCGGGCGTCTAA
- a CDS encoding lysine 5,6-aminomutase subunit alpha yields MELRVDRSRIDRCRELAQAIVSPVEEFIAAHSTVSVERAVVRLLGVDGIGADEVPVPNLIVDALSPAQRRDGVALAFGKALAETGLEPRALGEAIAAGKHRLDEFSQTPDAAARGALRPYVEKAMTQIRGRRDERTERLQRFAQLPPPLLYVIVASGNIYEDRTAAVAAAEAGAQIIAVIRSTGQSLLDFVPFGPTTEGFGGTYATQANFQIMRAALDEVSERLGRYVMLTNYASGLCMPEIATMAAIERLDMLLNDSMYGILFRDINMKRTFVDQHFSRMLNAYSGIIINTGEDNYLTTADAVEQAPAVLASQFINEEFAHRAGMPDRQIGLGDAYEINPDLEDGFLYQVAQAQLARQIFPNAPLKYMPPTKHMTGDIFKGHLIDALFNLTSVMTQQTIHLCGMLTEAIHTPFLGDRVLSLENARYIMSTARHFGDEISFKPGGIVERRAQDVLEGCEQQLERVASMGLMHAIDAAVFADVTRHPDGGRGFDGVFERSAAYYNPFEESLRGVPA; encoded by the coding sequence ATGGAGTTAAGGGTGGATCGCTCCCGGATCGATCGTTGCCGGGAGCTGGCGCAAGCCATCGTCTCGCCGGTCGAAGAGTTCATTGCGGCCCACTCGACGGTTTCGGTCGAGCGCGCCGTCGTACGCCTGTTGGGCGTCGACGGCATCGGCGCCGACGAGGTACCGGTTCCCAACCTCATCGTCGACGCGCTGTCGCCGGCTCAGCGCCGCGACGGGGTCGCGCTCGCGTTCGGTAAGGCGCTGGCCGAAACCGGTCTCGAGCCGCGCGCGCTGGGCGAAGCGATCGCAGCCGGTAAGCATCGTCTCGACGAGTTTTCGCAGACGCCCGACGCGGCCGCGCGCGGCGCCTTACGGCCGTACGTCGAGAAGGCGATGACGCAGATTCGCGGCCGGCGTGACGAGCGAACCGAACGGCTCCAGCGCTTTGCGCAGTTGCCGCCCCCGCTGCTCTACGTGATCGTCGCCAGCGGCAACATCTACGAAGATCGCACCGCGGCGGTTGCCGCGGCCGAAGCCGGCGCGCAAATCATCGCGGTCATCCGCTCGACGGGTCAATCGCTGCTCGATTTCGTTCCGTTCGGGCCGACGACCGAAGGTTTCGGCGGCACGTACGCGACGCAAGCCAACTTCCAAATCATGCGTGCCGCGCTCGATGAAGTTTCCGAGCGCCTGGGACGCTACGTGATGCTAACCAACTATGCGAGCGGCCTGTGCATGCCGGAGATTGCCACGATGGCGGCGATCGAACGTTTGGACATGCTGCTCAACGACTCGATGTACGGCATTCTCTTCCGCGACATCAACATGAAGCGGACGTTCGTCGATCAGCATTTCAGCCGGATGCTCAACGCCTACTCCGGCATCATCATCAACACGGGTGAGGACAACTATCTCACGACGGCCGACGCCGTCGAGCAAGCCCCCGCCGTGCTCGCCTCGCAGTTCATCAACGAGGAGTTCGCGCACCGCGCCGGCATGCCGGACCGCCAAATCGGTTTGGGGGACGCGTACGAAATCAACCCCGACCTCGAAGACGGGTTCCTCTATCAAGTCGCGCAGGCGCAACTCGCGCGCCAGATTTTCCCGAACGCTCCGCTCAAATATATGCCGCCGACCAAACACATGACGGGCGACATCTTCAAAGGGCATTTGATCGACGCGCTGTTCAATCTGACGTCGGTCATGACGCAGCAGACGATTCATCTCTGCGGAATGCTGACCGAGGCGATTCACACGCCGTTTTTGGGCGACCGCGTGCTCTCGCTCGAAAACGCGCGCTACATCATGAGTACGGCGCGGCACTTCGGCGACGAGATTTCGTTCAAGCCGGGCGGCATCGTCGAGCGGCGCGCGCAGGACGTCCTCGAGGGATGCGAGCAGCAGCTCGAACGCGTGGCGTCGATGGGACTGATGCACGCGATCGATGCGGCCGTCTTTGCCGACGTTACACGCCACCCCGACGGCGGACGCGGATTCGACGGCGTCTTCGAGCGCTCGGCCGCGTACTACAATCCATTCGAAGAATCGCTGCGGGGAGTGCCCGCATGA
- the rfbD gene encoding dTDP-4-dehydrorhamnose reductase, translating into MSRALLIGGSGQLGTEIRRSWTRWEIVAPSHADLDIEDGNAVDAFVAHEKPDAVVNCAAFHNVDRCEAEPERALAVNAIAVERLARSARDRNAIFVTISTDYVFDGTATVPYTERDCPRPLSAYAVSKLAGEQLVARLDSRALVVRTCGVYGVRPSAGKGHTFVDRVIAQGRAKETIRIVNDVTASPTFAGHLAEALLSLVESGATGLFHAADVGPVTWYDFAVEALRQAGVDHPVEPIAAASWKAPARRPAFSALDSGKLRTLGIEMPGWREGIAAYLRLKNQA; encoded by the coding sequence GTGAGCCGAGCGCTCCTCATCGGCGGTTCGGGACAGCTCGGCACGGAAATCCGTCGCAGCTGGACGCGATGGGAGATCGTCGCACCGTCGCACGCCGACCTCGACATCGAAGACGGCAACGCGGTCGATGCGTTCGTCGCGCACGAAAAACCCGACGCCGTCGTTAACTGCGCGGCGTTTCACAACGTCGATCGATGCGAAGCCGAACCCGAACGCGCGTTGGCCGTCAACGCGATTGCGGTCGAACGCCTCGCGCGCAGCGCGCGGGATCGCAATGCGATCTTCGTGACGATCAGCACCGACTACGTGTTCGACGGAACGGCGACCGTGCCGTACACGGAGCGCGACTGTCCGCGACCGCTCTCGGCGTACGCGGTTTCAAAACTCGCGGGCGAACAGCTGGTCGCGCGTCTGGATTCGCGTGCGCTCGTCGTGCGCACGTGCGGGGTATACGGCGTTCGGCCGTCGGCCGGCAAAGGGCATACGTTCGTCGATCGCGTGATCGCGCAAGGCCGCGCGAAGGAGACGATCCGCATCGTCAACGACGTGACCGCGTCGCCGACGTTCGCCGGGCATCTCGCCGAAGCGCTGTTGTCGCTAGTCGAGTCGGGAGCGACAGGTCTTTTTCACGCCGCCGACGTCGGCCCGGTCACCTGGTACGACTTTGCGGTCGAGGCACTGCGCCAGGCCGGCGTCGATCACCCCGTCGAGCCGATTGCGGCCGCGTCGTGGAAGGCGCCGGCGCGGCGCCCGGCGTTTTCGGCGCTGGACAGCGGCAAGCTGCGTACCTTAGGGATCGAGATGCCGGGTTGGCGCGAGGGGATCGCCGCCTACCTGCGCCTGAAAAACCAAGCTTAG